One window of the Phragmitibacter flavus genome contains the following:
- a CDS encoding type II toxin-antitoxin system VapC family toxin, translating into MIAAQSISEELTLVTIDPAFQTIPNLRLLW; encoded by the coding sequence ATGATCGCAGCACAAAGCATTTCCGAGGAGTTGACGCTGGTCACCATCGATCCCGCCTTCCAAACCATTCCAAACCTCCGACTTCTCTGGTGA
- a CDS encoding YicC/YloC family endoribonuclease: MTGFGRGEAIADGVVWRAEVSSVNRKQLEIVVQLPRELGELEAGLRGKIAERLSRGRVQASFVADRGVGSATKLKVDEDLARQYADSLTRLGASLGLEGGVTATDAVRWPGVFVLEQSSWSAELALPLLEKAMEGALVQMLAMRRTEGANLKVDMLARLALLEGMLDEAGVLAPQAVVRLRDALRVRLEEAGLPLPLDDERLVKEIAMFADRCDISEEITRAASHIGQFRAYMESGEPVGRSLDFLAQELFREFNTMGSKANHAPLAQLIVRAKTELEKIREQVQNIE; this comes from the coding sequence ATGACGGGTTTTGGAAGGGGTGAGGCCATCGCGGATGGAGTGGTTTGGCGTGCGGAGGTGAGTTCGGTGAATCGCAAGCAGTTGGAGATCGTGGTGCAGTTGCCGAGAGAACTGGGGGAGCTGGAGGCGGGGTTGCGCGGGAAGATTGCAGAGCGGCTTTCGAGGGGTCGGGTGCAGGCGAGTTTTGTGGCGGATCGCGGAGTGGGGTCGGCAACGAAGTTGAAGGTGGATGAGGATCTGGCGCGGCAGTATGCGGATTCGTTGACGCGGCTGGGGGCGTCGCTGGGATTGGAAGGTGGGGTGACGGCGACGGATGCGGTGCGGTGGCCGGGGGTGTTTGTTTTGGAGCAGTCGAGCTGGTCGGCGGAGCTGGCGTTGCCGTTGTTGGAAAAGGCTATGGAGGGGGCGTTGGTTCAGATGTTGGCAATGCGGCGGACAGAGGGGGCGAATCTGAAGGTGGACATGCTGGCGCGGTTGGCGTTGCTGGAGGGGATGCTGGACGAGGCGGGGGTGCTGGCACCGCAGGCGGTGGTTCGGTTGCGGGATGCGTTGCGGGTGAGGCTGGAGGAGGCAGGATTGCCTTTGCCGCTGGACGATGAGCGGTTGGTGAAGGAGATCGCGATGTTTGCGGATCGTTGTGATATTTCCGAGGAGATCACGCGGGCGGCGAGTCACATCGGACAGTTTCGGGCTTACATGGAAAGCGGGGAGCCGGTGGGGAGGTCGCTGGATTTTCTGGCGCAGGAATTGTTTCGTGAGTTCAACACGATGGGCAGCAAGGCCAATCATGCGCCGCTGGCGCAGTTGATTGTGCGGGCGAAGACGGAGCTTGAGAAAATCCGTGAACAGGTGCAAAACATTGAATGA
- a CDS encoding PmoA family protein: protein MSFRTVFLLGALVGPLSLLAADPDAPRKITVSAGDVDRVESPVRFEVPGLSAGIYGLKSEGVQTVLQVDASGWGVMVEPKLAKGESKVYEIAPASMEEATEQVIAKVEGDVLAFVGAGGPLLSYQMGASKVPEGTSEIFSHGAYLHPVFSPGGKVVTADYPADHQHHRGIWMAWTKTSFEGRSPDFWNMGKDKSGKLTGEVRFDALHESWGGPVYGGFGSSHRHLDHTSGTEKEVLGELWNVRVYRPIMKPVALTLFDFNSVQTTAGAEPLKLPKYHYGGLGVRGNRAWDAEDAVVMLTSNGDDRKKGDATNAKWVYLGGDVEGAKTGMVVLIHPDNFRFPQPLRLNPKHPQLSVAPSQGGDWAIASDTTYVSNYRFVVMDGAPDADLLERLWLDYAKPIMVKVGKGK from the coding sequence ATGAGTTTTCGCACGGTTTTTTTGTTGGGCGCTTTGGTGGGGCCTTTGTCGTTGTTGGCGGCTGATCCGGATGCGCCGAGGAAGATCACGGTTTCGGCGGGAGATGTCGATAGGGTGGAGAGTCCGGTGCGGTTTGAGGTGCCGGGATTGAGTGCGGGGATTTATGGGTTGAAGTCGGAGGGCGTGCAGACGGTGTTGCAGGTGGATGCAAGTGGTTGGGGCGTGATGGTGGAGCCGAAGCTGGCGAAGGGGGAGTCGAAGGTGTATGAAATCGCGCCGGCTTCGATGGAGGAGGCGACGGAGCAGGTGATCGCAAAGGTGGAGGGGGATGTGCTGGCGTTTGTGGGAGCAGGCGGGCCCTTGTTGAGTTATCAAATGGGGGCTTCGAAGGTGCCGGAGGGGACATCGGAGATTTTTTCGCACGGGGCGTATCTGCATCCGGTGTTTAGTCCGGGTGGCAAGGTGGTGACGGCGGATTATCCGGCGGATCATCAACATCATCGGGGGATTTGGATGGCGTGGACGAAGACGAGTTTTGAAGGTCGGTCACCGGATTTTTGGAACATGGGCAAGGACAAGTCGGGGAAGCTGACGGGAGAGGTGCGGTTTGATGCGTTGCATGAGTCGTGGGGCGGACCGGTGTATGGCGGTTTTGGTTCGTCGCACCGGCATCTGGATCATACCAGCGGGACGGAGAAAGAGGTGTTGGGAGAGCTTTGGAATGTGCGGGTGTATCGTCCGATAATGAAGCCGGTGGCGCTGACGTTGTTTGATTTTAACTCGGTGCAGACGACGGCGGGGGCGGAGCCGCTGAAGCTGCCAAAGTATCATTACGGCGGTTTGGGCGTGCGGGGGAATCGGGCCTGGGATGCGGAAGATGCGGTGGTGATGCTGACGTCGAACGGGGATGATCGAAAGAAGGGCGATGCGACAAATGCGAAATGGGTTTATTTGGGTGGCGATGTGGAAGGGGCGAAGACGGGGATGGTGGTGTTGATTCATCCAGACAATTTTCGGTTTCCACAGCCGTTGAGGTTGAATCCGAAACATCCGCAGTTGAGCGTGGCTCCGTCACAGGGTGGGGATTGGGCGATTGCGTCGGACACGACTTATGTTTCCAATTACCGTTTTGTGGTGATGGATGGAGCGCCGGATGCGGATTTGTTGGAGCGGCTTTGGCTGGACTATGCGAAGCCGATCATGGTGAAGGTGGGCAAAGGAAAGTAA
- the gmk gene encoding guanylate kinase: MMTEIKMPDLRLGVLLVVSGPSGSGKTTLCRRLCRDGEAVFSVSCTTRPPRVGEVNGRDYFFLDEETFMARVEKGEFFEWARVHGNLYGTLKSYVTELLLRGEDVMLDIDVQGAAQVRECEDEVIQRCLADVFILPPSVEELDRRLTGRGSESAERHALRMENAVHEMAHWKSYRHALVSGAHEEDYVRFGALLVAERMRVSRYLGV, from the coding sequence ATGATGACTGAGATTAAGATGCCGGATTTGAGGCTTGGGGTGTTGCTGGTGGTGTCGGGTCCATCGGGCTCGGGCAAAACAACATTGTGCCGGCGGTTGTGCCGTGATGGGGAGGCGGTGTTTTCGGTGTCATGCACGACGAGGCCGCCACGGGTGGGGGAGGTGAATGGCCGGGATTATTTTTTCCTCGATGAGGAGACGTTCATGGCGCGGGTGGAGAAGGGGGAGTTTTTTGAATGGGCGCGGGTGCACGGCAATTTGTATGGGACGCTGAAGAGTTATGTGACGGAGTTGTTGTTGCGGGGGGAGGATGTGATGCTGGACATCGATGTGCAGGGGGCGGCGCAGGTGAGGGAGTGCGAGGATGAGGTGATCCAGCGTTGTTTGGCGGATGTTTTCATTTTGCCACCGAGTGTCGAAGAGTTGGATCGGAGGCTGACGGGCCGGGGTTCAGAAAGCGCGGAACGGCATGCGTTGCGGATGGAGAATGCGGTGCATGAGATGGCGCATTGGAAAAGTTACCGGCATGCGCTGGTGAGTGGGGCGCATGAGGAGGATTATGTGCGGTTTGGAGCGCTGCTGGTGGCGGAGCGGATGCGGGTGTCAAGGTATTTGGGGGTGTGA
- a CDS encoding ribbon-helix-helix protein, CopG family — protein sequence MRTIVDLPDEQLGALSAMCAREGISRAEAIRRALSAMLVEKSARGRDEAFGAWKKKKVDSRELVDKMREEWDR from the coding sequence ATGAGAACAATTGTGGATTTACCGGATGAACAATTGGGGGCGTTGAGTGCGATGTGCGCGCGGGAGGGGATTTCGCGGGCTGAGGCCATTAGAAGGGCGTTGTCGGCGATGCTGGTTGAGAAAAGCGCGCGGGGGCGGGATGAGGCGTTTGGAGCTTGGAAGAAGAAGAAAGTTGATTCGAGAGAGTTGGTCGATAAAATGCGTGAGGAGTGGGATCGGTGA
- a CDS encoding PIN domain-containing protein: MISWMEVMCGAGNEDERQAAKALFASMKAVEISMEVAMKAVGYRRTQRLKLPDAIILACADCQGCILVTRNTKDFDVGNPMVRIPYRV; the protein is encoded by the coding sequence ATGATCTCATGGATGGAGGTGATGTGTGGAGCAGGCAATGAGGATGAGCGGCAGGCTGCGAAGGCCTTGTTTGCTTCAATGAAGGCTGTGGAAATATCGATGGAGGTGGCCATGAAGGCAGTTGGTTATCGAAGGACACAACGGCTTAAGTTGCCTGACGCGATCATTCTGGCGTGCGCGGATTGTCAAGGATGCATTTTGGTGACGCGCAATACGAAGGATTTTGATGTGGGGAATCCGATGGTGAGGATACCCTATCGCGTGTGA
- a CDS encoding DUF1501 domain-containing protein, translating to MNRRHFLRSTALAPFAPAFLSASSATPKLGKAQHCIFIWLGGGMAQIDTFDPKVHSPSKVKPRAAGSDYPSIDTSVPHVRVTEHLAKTAKLMEHITAVRTVNHAVIDEHAIATNFVHTGRPVSGNVTYPSIGSIVAHQRGAANPRVPAYMLIGYPSVSRGPGFLGSKYGNIYLVDTEAGPSGFTRPEDVDSARMAAREKLLKPLQANVAQAAAIAEYETAQREALRLAGPEFMRNFNLKAEPADLRNAYAGEFGQRCLLARRLIQDGVRFVEVSHNPGFVNGTGWDTHNDGQLQQHILIKELDAVLSTLITDLESKKLLDKTLIVIATEFGRPPEFDGGGGRGHQGKAFTMVLAGGGLKHQGAYGVTDELSKTVVENPVSVPDFHATIHAAMGINPYHELMDASRPIPITDGGHPISALFS from the coding sequence ATGAACCGCCGCCACTTCCTCCGCTCCACCGCCCTGGCCCCCTTCGCTCCCGCATTCCTCAGCGCCTCCTCCGCCACACCAAAACTCGGAAAAGCCCAACACTGCATCTTCATCTGGCTCGGCGGTGGCATGGCCCAAATCGACACCTTCGATCCCAAAGTCCACAGCCCGTCCAAGGTGAAACCCCGCGCCGCCGGCTCCGACTACCCCTCCATCGACACCAGCGTCCCCCACGTCCGCGTCACCGAGCACCTCGCCAAAACCGCGAAGCTCATGGAGCACATCACCGCCGTGCGCACCGTCAACCACGCCGTCATCGACGAACACGCCATCGCCACCAACTTCGTCCACACCGGACGCCCCGTCAGCGGCAACGTCACCTATCCCTCCATCGGCTCCATCGTCGCCCACCAACGCGGCGCCGCCAACCCCCGCGTCCCCGCCTACATGCTCATCGGCTATCCGAGCGTCAGCCGCGGCCCCGGCTTCCTCGGTTCCAAATACGGCAACATCTACCTCGTCGACACCGAAGCCGGCCCCTCCGGTTTCACCCGACCCGAAGACGTCGACAGCGCCCGCATGGCCGCCCGCGAGAAACTCCTGAAACCCCTCCAGGCCAACGTCGCCCAGGCCGCCGCCATTGCCGAATACGAAACCGCCCAACGCGAAGCCCTGCGCCTCGCCGGACCCGAGTTCATGCGCAACTTCAACCTCAAAGCCGAACCCGCCGATCTCCGCAACGCCTACGCCGGCGAATTCGGTCAGCGCTGCCTCCTCGCCCGCCGCCTCATCCAGGACGGCGTCCGTTTTGTCGAAGTCTCCCACAACCCCGGCTTCGTCAACGGCACCGGCTGGGACACCCACAACGACGGCCAGCTCCAACAACACATCCTCATCAAGGAACTCGACGCTGTCCTCTCCACCCTGATCACCGACCTCGAATCCAAAAAGCTCCTCGACAAAACCCTCATCGTAATCGCCACCGAATTTGGCCGCCCCCCCGAGTTCGACGGCGGCGGCGGACGCGGCCATCAAGGGAAAGCCTTCACCATGGTCCTCGCCGGCGGCGGACTCAAACACCAGGGAGCCTACGGCGTCACCGATGAACTCTCCAAAACCGTGGTCGAAAACCCTGTCTCCGTCCCCGACTTCCACGCCACCATCCACGCCGCCATGGGCATCAACCCCTATCACGAGCTCATGGACGCCAGCCGCCCCATCCCCATCACCGACGGCGGCCACCCCATCTCCGCCCTGTTCTCATAA
- a CDS encoding DUF1553 domain-containing protein, whose translation MHLSRFIILTLCILVLPANLVLSAANDSGDSGDKTPTPTEPTTNNDSVVIPKVAPVAKWTFDTPDSKPKPGTLEGKAAIAPAGPQTPTYPAFPAGNQAATFTGKDSSIRVKESELPDDNLRFKQGETITIETWVQSADIANGRYVYLIGKGRNKTPGLPSENQNWALRLKGENGEAKPTFLFRSRTTSGEENSHRWVAKDGFTPGPGWHHVAVTYTFGKPDSISGYIDGKKISSGTWDMAGKTTAPPVHDADDILIGTGNGGGPGNTLNGALDEIAIYRKSVPGTTLAQRFQFMPPPPTVDPATIPDGKVLVQICEENIPRKNAWPDHPPQPTETYQESAFGFFELPQKYIDTGIRADRPNPSVIRAAAKVEIPVGKHRLLMRGRGAARLHINGKQTLTTPFPKNNTSAHNLVSEQDKFLDLGDPNFRWVQPGDSEAWIEFESQGGSHLIIYEQMVGGMVGRSNRRPELGESIVAISLQGTQTWQLLTPGTQRIDYPDTAIPAYRNAQLAQLTTLNQKRRAELRQQHAPYWNKRREAAQQYLTSTKDIPVPAPTPDYPANNAIDHFINSKIATVATQYTKAKKDGVNFYREVLPILEANCYSCHQGTKTKGDLVLDNLASALIGGESDGPAITPGKAAESSLFHRVTTTDEDYIMPPKGHPLTAEQIDILRRWIDEGAVWPELNVERIELTDTTSDLHFLRRITLDTIGIPPTLKEIEAFLADTSKDKRAATIDRLLADPRWADRWMGYWQDVLAENPNILNPTLNNTGPFRFFLHESLSDDKPFDLFVTELLRMRGSNRFGGPAGFGIASQNDVPMAAKGTIVSTAFLGIEMKCARCHDSPAHESSQQDLFELGAMMQKASLDVPTTSSVPIDKLHEGGRKPLIQVTLNPGTKVDPAWPFEDLIPAALADTLAETPTDTRDRLATLITAPQNQRFAQVIANRVWKELMGRGIINPVEDWEKGKPTHPELLAWLGREFTRQNYSLKNLSRLIFNSHAYQRATDPALREASPLFTAPAPRRLSAEQIVDSAFAATGKPMRTEEISLDIDGRRDMGSSLNLGLPNRAWELTSTSNERDRPSLALPRIQAINDVLQAFGWRGSRQDPLSTRDLSPSALQPAILSNGTMAIWLTRLSDDHGITQLALKDQSVEQLIDTLFLQLLTRKPTAEERETYIDYLSQGYDTRIFTGSIPVAQPKERRPEKYVTWTNHLDAEANVLRQQQEVAARKGDPPTNRLTPEWRLRMEDTLWALLNAPETVFAP comes from the coding sequence ATGCACCTTTCCCGCTTCATCATCCTCACGCTCTGCATCCTCGTCCTCCCCGCCAACCTGGTGCTCTCCGCCGCCAACGATTCCGGTGACTCCGGCGACAAAACCCCCACCCCAACCGAACCAACCACCAACAACGACTCGGTCGTCATCCCCAAAGTCGCCCCCGTCGCCAAATGGACCTTTGACACCCCCGACTCCAAACCCAAGCCCGGCACCCTCGAAGGCAAAGCCGCCATCGCCCCCGCCGGTCCACAAACCCCCACCTATCCCGCCTTCCCCGCTGGCAACCAAGCCGCCACCTTCACCGGCAAAGACAGCTCCATCCGCGTCAAGGAATCCGAACTCCCCGACGACAATCTGCGCTTCAAACAAGGCGAAACCATCACCATCGAAACCTGGGTTCAATCGGCAGACATCGCCAACGGCCGCTACGTCTACCTCATCGGCAAAGGCCGCAACAAAACCCCCGGCCTCCCCTCCGAAAACCAAAACTGGGCACTCCGACTCAAAGGCGAAAACGGCGAAGCCAAACCCACCTTCCTGTTCCGCAGCCGCACCACCAGCGGCGAGGAAAACTCCCATCGCTGGGTCGCCAAAGATGGTTTCACCCCCGGCCCCGGCTGGCACCACGTCGCCGTCACCTACACCTTCGGCAAACCCGACAGCATCAGCGGCTACATCGACGGCAAAAAAATCTCCAGCGGCACCTGGGACATGGCCGGAAAAACCACCGCCCCACCCGTTCACGATGCCGACGACATCCTGATCGGCACCGGCAATGGCGGCGGACCCGGCAACACCCTGAATGGAGCGCTCGATGAAATCGCCATTTACCGCAAATCCGTTCCCGGCACCACCCTCGCCCAGCGCTTCCAGTTCATGCCCCCGCCCCCCACGGTCGACCCCGCCACCATCCCTGACGGCAAAGTCCTCGTGCAAATCTGCGAAGAAAACATCCCCAGGAAAAACGCCTGGCCCGATCATCCACCACAGCCCACCGAGACCTACCAGGAGTCCGCCTTCGGTTTCTTCGAACTCCCTCAGAAATACATCGATACCGGCATCCGCGCCGACCGCCCCAACCCCTCCGTCATCCGCGCCGCCGCCAAGGTCGAAATCCCTGTCGGCAAACATCGTCTCCTCATGCGCGGACGCGGCGCCGCCCGACTCCACATCAACGGCAAACAAACCCTCACCACCCCCTTCCCCAAAAACAACACCAGCGCCCACAACCTCGTCAGCGAACAGGACAAATTCCTCGACCTCGGCGATCCCAACTTCCGCTGGGTCCAACCCGGCGACAGCGAAGCCTGGATCGAATTCGAATCCCAAGGCGGCTCACACCTCATCATCTACGAGCAAATGGTCGGAGGCATGGTCGGCAGAAGCAACCGTCGACCCGAACTCGGCGAATCCATCGTCGCCATCTCCCTCCAAGGCACCCAAACCTGGCAACTGCTAACCCCCGGCACCCAAAGGATCGACTACCCCGATACCGCCATTCCCGCCTACCGGAACGCCCAACTTGCCCAACTCACCACCCTCAACCAAAAGCGCCGCGCAGAGCTCCGCCAGCAGCACGCCCCTTACTGGAACAAACGCCGCGAAGCCGCCCAACAATACCTCACCAGCACCAAGGACATCCCCGTCCCCGCCCCCACCCCCGACTACCCGGCCAACAACGCCATCGACCACTTCATCAACTCAAAAATCGCCACCGTCGCCACCCAATACACCAAAGCCAAAAAAGACGGCGTCAACTTCTACCGCGAAGTCCTCCCCATCCTTGAAGCCAACTGCTACAGCTGCCACCAAGGCACCAAAACCAAAGGCGACCTCGTCCTCGACAACCTCGCCTCCGCCCTCATCGGCGGCGAATCCGACGGACCCGCCATCACCCCCGGCAAAGCCGCCGAAAGCTCCCTCTTCCACCGCGTCACCACCACCGACGAAGACTACATCATGCCCCCCAAAGGCCATCCATTGACCGCCGAACAAATCGACATCCTGCGCCGCTGGATCGACGAAGGTGCCGTCTGGCCCGAACTCAATGTCGAACGCATCGAACTCACCGACACCACCTCCGACCTCCACTTCCTCCGCCGCATCACCCTCGACACCATCGGCATTCCCCCCACCCTCAAAGAAATCGAAGCCTTCCTCGCCGACACCTCCAAAGACAAACGCGCGGCAACCATCGACCGCCTCCTCGCCGACCCCCGTTGGGCCGACCGCTGGATGGGCTACTGGCAGGACGTCCTCGCCGAAAACCCCAACATCCTCAACCCCACCCTCAACAACACCGGCCCCTTCCGCTTCTTCCTTCACGAATCCCTCAGCGACGACAAACCCTTCGACCTCTTCGTCACCGAACTCCTGCGCATGCGCGGCTCCAACCGCTTCGGCGGCCCCGCCGGCTTTGGTATCGCGTCGCAAAACGACGTCCCCATGGCCGCCAAAGGCACCATCGTCTCCACCGCCTTTCTCGGCATCGAAATGAAATGCGCCCGCTGCCACGACTCGCCCGCCCACGAAAGCAGCCAGCAGGACCTCTTCGAACTCGGTGCCATGATGCAAAAAGCCTCCCTCGACGTCCCCACCACCAGCAGCGTTCCCATCGACAAACTTCACGAAGGCGGCCGCAAACCGCTCATCCAGGTCACCCTCAACCCCGGCACCAAAGTCGACCCCGCTTGGCCCTTCGAAGACCTCATCCCCGCCGCCCTCGCCGACACCCTCGCTGAAACCCCCACCGACACCCGCGACCGACTCGCCACCCTCATCACCGCCCCTCAAAACCAGCGCTTCGCCCAGGTCATTGCCAACCGCGTCTGGAAAGAACTCATGGGACGCGGCATCATCAACCCCGTCGAAGACTGGGAAAAAGGCAAACCCACCCATCCCGAACTCCTCGCCTGGCTCGGACGCGAATTCACCCGCCAAAACTACAGCCTCAAAAACCTCTCGCGCCTCATCTTCAACTCCCACGCCTACCAGCGCGCCACCGACCCCGCCCTGCGCGAAGCCAGCCCCCTCTTCACCGCCCCCGCCCCACGCCGACTCTCCGCCGAACAAATCGTCGACTCCGCTTTCGCCGCCACCGGCAAACCGATGCGCACCGAAGAAATCAGCCTCGACATCGACGGACGCCGCGACATGGGCAGTTCCCTCAACCTCGGCCTTCCCAACCGCGCCTGGGAACTCACCAGCACCTCCAACGAACGCGACCGACCCAGCCTCGCCCTGCCCCGCATTCAGGCCATCAACGACGTCTTGCAAGCGTTCGGCTGGCGCGGCTCACGACAAGATCCCCTCAGCACCCGCGACCTCTCCCCCAGCGCCCTCCAACCCGCCATCCTCTCCAACGGAACCATGGCCATCTGGCTCACCCGTCTCAGCGACGACCACGGCATCACCCAGCTCGCCCTCAAAGACCAGTCCGTCGAACAACTCATCGACACCCTCTTCCTCCAACTCCTCACCCGCAAACCCACCGCTGAAGAGCGCGAAACCTACATTGACTACCTCAGCCAAGGCTACGACACCCGCATCTTCACCGGCTCCATCCCCGTCGCTCAGCCCAAAGAGCGCCGACCCGAAAAATACGTCACCTGGACCAACCACCTCGACGCCGAAGCTAACGTCCTTCGTCAGCAACAAGAAGTCGCCGCAAGAAAAGGCGATCCCCCCACCAACCGACTCACTCCCGAGTGGCGTCTCCGCATGGAAGACACCCTCTGGGCCCTCCTCAACGCCCCCGAAACCGTCTTCGCCCCATAA
- the galU gene encoding UTP--glucose-1-phosphate uridylyltransferase GalU, whose protein sequence is MISQSRPIRKAVIPAAGFGTRFLPISKAVPKEMLPVVDKPVIQYVVEEAVASGITDILMIISRGKRAIEEHFMTNVELEADLESKGKIELLEELRALSKLARIHYVFQPKMGGLGDAIRCSRDHVGDEPFAVLLGDALVSPGEGAKPVLRQLMDVQEEFGGNVVALEEVPLEKVSRYGILGGAEVRPGVIKGEVFVEKPSVESAPSRLAVSARYLLTASIFDELDKTPKGKGGELQLTDAMASLMTREPLYGVKYDGRRNDIGNKLDFIKANVEWGMKREDIAGDLRAYIEKLLQAS, encoded by the coding sequence ATGATTTCCCAATCCCGACCCATTCGCAAAGCTGTGATTCCTGCTGCTGGTTTTGGCACGCGTTTTTTGCCAATCTCCAAAGCGGTGCCGAAGGAGATGCTGCCGGTGGTGGACAAGCCAGTGATTCAGTATGTGGTGGAAGAGGCGGTGGCCAGCGGGATCACGGACATTTTGATGATCATCAGTCGTGGCAAACGGGCGATTGAAGAGCATTTCATGACGAACGTTGAGCTGGAGGCGGATCTGGAATCCAAGGGCAAGATCGAGTTGCTGGAAGAGTTGCGGGCATTGTCGAAATTGGCGCGGATTCATTATGTGTTTCAGCCCAAGATGGGCGGGCTGGGGGATGCGATCCGTTGTTCAAGGGATCACGTAGGGGATGAACCATTTGCGGTGTTGTTGGGTGATGCATTGGTTTCACCGGGCGAGGGAGCGAAACCGGTGCTTCGGCAGTTGATGGATGTGCAGGAGGAATTCGGCGGTAACGTGGTGGCGCTGGAGGAGGTGCCGCTGGAGAAGGTGAGCCGGTATGGGATTTTGGGCGGGGCGGAAGTTCGGCCGGGAGTGATCAAGGGGGAGGTGTTTGTGGAGAAACCTTCGGTGGAATCGGCACCATCAAGACTGGCGGTTTCGGCGAGGTATTTGCTGACGGCGTCCATCTTTGATGAGCTGGACAAGACGCCGAAAGGGAAGGGCGGAGAGTTGCAACTGACGGATGCGATGGCGTCTTTGATGACGAGAGAACCGTTGTATGGCGTGAAATATGACGGGCGTCGGAATGACATTGGCAACAAGCTCGATTTCATCAAAGCGAATGTTGAATGGGGCATGAAACGCGAGGACATTGCAGGTGATTTACGGGCATACATCGAGAAACTACTTCAGGCATCTTAA
- the rpmJ gene encoding 50S ribosomal protein L36: protein MRVRPSVKRLCETCRVIRRRGVVRIVCKNPRHKQRQG, encoded by the coding sequence ATGCGAGTCCGTCCTTCTGTAAAACGTTTGTGCGAAACCTGCCGAGTCATTCGGCGTCGTGGGGTCGTGCGCATTGTCTGCAAGAACCCACGCCATAAGCAGCGTCAGGGCTAA
- the rpsM gene encoding 30S ribosomal protein S13 yields the protein MARLLGVEIPNEKRIEASLPYIYGIGPSLTRKILAETGVDPNIRAGELSDDQLAEISRVIAAKGIIVEGDLRRELGAHLKRLSSINCYRATRHRRGLPVRGQRTKTNARTRKGKRKTVGVQRNPNAKTGKV from the coding sequence ATGGCACGTCTGCTTGGAGTCGAAATCCCGAATGAGAAGCGCATCGAAGCTTCTCTCCCTTATATTTATGGCATTGGCCCTTCCCTCACCCGGAAGATCCTTGCTGAAACCGGCGTTGATCCTAACATTCGCGCTGGCGAATTGTCCGACGATCAGCTTGCTGAAATCAGCCGTGTGATCGCCGCCAAAGGCATCATCGTTGAAGGCGACCTTCGTCGTGAGCTTGGCGCCCATTTGAAGCGTTTGAGCAGCATCAACTGCTACCGCGCCACCCGCCACCGTCGTGGACTTCCTGTCCGTGGCCAGCGCACCAAAACCAATGCCCGCACTCGTAAAGGCAAGCGTAAGACCGTCGGCGTGCAGCGCAACCCGAATGCCAAAACCGGCAAAGTCTAA
- the rpsK gene encoding 30S ribosomal protein S11 has translation MAEEQDNTIEPTAPVAEAAPVAPQTDAAPAAPATATAAPAAAPAAPEKEKQKTINDVFLSLDGGATEQPKVIKAKGSKNVSSGIVHVTATFNNTLVTVTDRNGNVIGWSSAGKMGFKGSRKGTAYAAQVVSQDACRQAMGHGLREAEVRLKGPGSGRESAVRAVQALGIDVAIIKDVTPVPHNGCRPPKARRV, from the coding sequence ATGGCCGAAGAACAAGACAACACCATTGAGCCAACCGCTCCAGTCGCAGAAGCGGCTCCGGTTGCTCCCCAAACCGACGCGGCTCCTGCTGCTCCAGCAACTGCAACCGCCGCTCCAGCAGCCGCACCTGCAGCTCCTGAAAAAGAAAAACAAAAGACCATCAATGATGTGTTCTTGAGCCTTGATGGCGGTGCCACTGAGCAGCCCAAGGTCATCAAAGCCAAGGGGAGCAAAAACGTTTCCAGCGGTATCGTTCATGTCACCGCGACTTTCAACAACACCCTGGTCACCGTGACCGATCGCAATGGCAATGTCATTGGCTGGTCGAGCGCTGGCAAGATGGGTTTCAAAGGTTCCCGTAAAGGCACCGCGTATGCCGCCCAGGTGGTTTCGCAAGATGCCTGCCGTCAGGCCATGGGCCACGGTTTGCGTGAAGCTGAAGTTCGTTTGAAGGGACCTGGTTCAGGTCGTGAATCCGCCGTTCGTGCCGTTCAAGCTCTTGGCATCGACGTTGCGATCATTAAAGATGTGACCCCCGTTCCACACAACGGTTGTCGTCCACCAAAAGCGCGCCGCGTCTAG